The following proteins are co-located in the Apium graveolens cultivar Ventura chromosome 5, ASM990537v1, whole genome shotgun sequence genome:
- the LOC141659902 gene encoding flavin-containing monooxygenase FMO GS-OX-like 8, translated as MITASNQSKNVCVIGAGPSGLVAAIEIRKEGHNVVVIEQNNDIGGQWLYNPSVEAEDPLGRCSTLKVHSSVYDSLRLHTPRETMGFSDFPILVKNDPRHFPGHREVFLYLQDFCEAFELREMIRFDTRVENVKMLNGGDQIGKDLSWVVKSIDNKNEMVVEELFDVVVVATGHYSHPRLPTIKGIDDWRIKQLHSHVYRVPDPFLNEVVVVVGNSLTGLDIVMELLQVAKEVHSSSKSLDLSEGLSKVISKHDTLHHHLEIDSLHEDGRVVLVDGSCIAADTIIYCTGYEYTFPFLESKGIIAVDDGRVGPPYEHTFPPSLAPSLTFIGIPRKIIGFPFFESQARWIAQLLSAKTSLPSSDDMMLSIKEFYHAKDLAGIPKYNTHDIANFEYCDKYADFAGFPRVEEWKTKLCLAALIKAEVDLEIYREFPYEEYRLPEQDSSH; from the exons ATGATAACAGCAAGCAATCAATCGAAAAATGTCTGCGTTATCGGAGCCGGGCCATCGGGGCTAGTTGCAGCTATAGAGATTAGAAAGGAAGGACACAATGTGGTGGTCATAGAACAAAATAATGATATTGGAGGGCAATGGCTTTATAATCCTAGTGTTGAGGCTGAAGATCCACTTGGAAGATGCAGTACcttaaaagtccatagtagtgTATATGATTCACTAAGACTTCATACACCTAGAGAGACTATGGGGTTCAGTGATTTTCCAATTTTGGTTAAAAATGATCCAAGGCATTTTCCGGGGCATAGGGAAGTGTTCTTGTATTTGCAAGATTTTTGTGAAGCGTTCGAGTTAAGAGAGATGATAAGGTTTGACACCCGGGTGGAGAACGTGAAAATGTTGAACGGTGGTGATCAAATTGGTAAAGATTTGAGCTGGGTAGTTAAGAGTATAGATAATAAGAATGAGATGGTGGTGGAAGAGTTGTTTGATGTTGTGGTTGTTGCTACTGGTCATTATTCTCACCCTAGATTGCCTACGATTAAAG GAATTGATGACTGGAGGATAAAGCAGCTGCATAGTCACGTCTATAGAGTTCCAGATCCATTCCTCAACGAG GTGGTGGTGGTTGTTGGAAATTCACTTACTGGGCTAGATATTGTAATGGAGCTTCTGCAAGTGGCAAAGGAGGTCCATTCGAGTTCCAAATCACTTGACCTATCTGAGGGGTTATCGAAAGTTATCTCTAAACATGATACCTTACACCATCATCTTGAG ATAGACTCTCTGCACGAGGATGGCCGCGTGGTGTTGGTAGATGGCTCCTGCATAGCTGCAGATACCATAATATACTGCACTGG GTATGAATATACATTTCCGTTCCTTGAAAGCAAAGGAATAATAGCAGTTGATGATGGAAGAGTAGGACCACCGTATGAGCACACTTTCCCTCCATCACTTGCACCATCTCTCACTTTTATAGGGATTCCAAGAAAG ATTATAGGATTCCCATTCTTCGAGTCTCAAGCGAGATGGATAGCTCAGCTGCTGTCCGCGAAAACAAGTTTGCCATCATCGGATGATATGATGCTGTCCATTAAGGAGTTTTATCACGCAAAGGATCTTGCTGGTATACCAAAATATAACACTCATGATATCGCTAATTTTGAG TACTGTGATAAATATGCGGATTTTGCTGGATTTCCACGCGTGGAAGAGTGGAAGACAAAACTTTGTTTAGCAGCTTTGATCAAAGCAGAAGTAGACTTGGAAATATACCGCGAATTTCCTTACGAGGAGTATCGGCTACCTGAACAAGATTCTAGCCATTAA
- the LOC141723751 gene encoding uncharacterized protein LOC141723751, translating to MTKPLNQSVSLGFEFVSIITHLDLSSPVVHAEFVDMSSDQQPADNQHSADNNQQQPSPSAVGPVGWIEHHYKRLKENAETYPYVWASYAVVYVGFGLWTTYRWRKLRRTEDRVRVLQARLQKLVEADESAALKAVPERTTFTAVPEMRASNTITKAEESEAAATVTDKAAS from the exons ATGACTAAACCCCTAAATCAGTCAGTCTCATTGGGTTTTGAATTTGTATCTATAATCACCCACCTGGATCTCTCTTCGCCGGTCGTTCACgcag AATTTGTAGACATGTCAAGTGATCAGCAACCAGCGGATAACCAGCATTCGGCAGATAACAACCAGCAACAACCAAGTCCTTCGGCTGTAGGACCTGTTGGCTGGATAGAACACCATTACAAGAGGCTCAAAGAAAACGCAGAAACTTATCCCTATGTATGGGCTTCATATGCAGTTGTTTACGTTGGATTTGGCCTTTGGACTACTTATAGGTGGAGAAAACTCCGCCGGACTGAAGATAGAGTTAGAGTCCTTCAAGCCAGACTCCAGAAACTTGTTGAAGCTGACGAGTCAGCAGCCCTTAAGGCGGTTCCTGAAAGGACGACCTTCACAGCAGTACCTGAAATGAGAGCATCGAACACCATCACCAAAGCTGAGGAGTCGGAAGCAGCTGCCACGGTGACTGACAAAGCAGCTAGCTGA
- the LOC141723598 gene encoding uncharacterized protein LOC141723598 encodes MPKFQSEMQFAGYLPVCSTTTDLPASDSSRTWLQNSKDQIQINGDGCNILYSPCKTSQLQDHQKEIIRKTMLQQEATFTYQVNELHRLHRRQKDALDELKMRYLSANNIAGKTSMSNPIMFGGMSASSNQTCHYPSFTLVDPSCHRPPSAFNFQVASNFDAGKSMQADTNTSITASSLENTVLLPSSSKEFSKRTFDLELPADEYIDCERERFREGIVSGVSKVPDYAIKDLSAVFPHKDLNLSICKDQLNPSEGSSSGSSLIPSITEMFQLNKEGTLYTSNMDKLHLEQSSQKLKTVYRTQRKEIGCFRMGKDLEDRSEDLYLEKVSRQHEYTSSNHITSAYKPFDAPASSSKNETSPFGNYSLNNNVYPSRNLTYDPRSASVCSLQNNLLHRLPAVDVNSSSIFSSQLANLKNSLEKVTTHGNEQLSSTIQGLNWLKEKLVPGGISDEVKESLSQGLGLRPPKDFLMSSSYVEPKWHGTKDNLNYESIHSSSYNSKLTNDQLFRSHPNLSEVEVANNYEEIGRPDCRSSYALTVSKMNWSAQSEMLKNGVCSKFQFDLNSSLNEDGSAQVELEGKSATNVNLKPSVCPENKESSLPRGNLEEMRPTDLTIFAAETLLLISSNSAESLKWFAGIVSSATNIQEKENETVQGRLAELNHSELIADGINNSAALTPQMEEIKFEKYCSNSTGNQKRKVAATSSILPKRKRTKRIDVQKEVQEDILPRITSPSRQEVLLENHTISELRKIEGKKKARKKKISKTEQQKGKKHNSSKSNMLQHPMCSYSKQQTYDAKPDSPERCLPSWGRRNRRQAGQRRPAPIRGS; translated from the exons ATGCCAAAATTTCAATCAGAGATGCAGTTTGCAGGCTACCTCCCTGTTTGCAGCACCACCACAGATCTTCCTGCGAGTGATAGCAGCCGAACATGGCTCCAAAATAGTAAGGATCAGATACAGATAAATGGAGATGGCTGCAATATTCTTTATTCGCCTTGTAAAACAAGCCAGCTTCAAGATCACCAGAAGGAGATAATCAGGAAGACCATGCTACAACAAGAAGCTACATTTACGTATCAG GTCAATGAACTGCATCGCCTTCATAGAAGACAAAAGGATGCGCTTGATGAACTTAAAATGAGATATCTCTCTGCTAATAATATTGCAGGGAAAACATCCATGTCCAATCCTATTATGTTTGGAGGTATGTCTGCATCGTCTAATCAGACATGTCATTATCCCAGCTTCACTTTGGTGGATCCGAGCTGTCACCGGCCTCCAAGCGCCTTTAACTTTCAAGTTGCGTCCAACTTTGATGCTGGGAAGAGCATGCAAGCAGATACAAACACTTCAATCACTGCAAGCAGCCTAGAAAACACAGTTTTATTGCCGTCCAGCAGCAAAGAATTCAGTAAAAGAACATTTGATCTTGAACTCCCAGCTGATGAGTACATTGACTGTGAAAGGGAGAGATTCAGAGAAGGAATTGTATCGGGTGTTTCCAAGGTGCCAGACTACGCTATCAAGGATCTATCTGCTGTTTTCCCCCATAAAGATCTTAATTTGTCCATCTGCAAGGACCAATTGAATCCTTCAGAAGGGAGTTCATCTGGAAGTAGCTTGATACCAAGTATAACAGAAATGTTCCAGCTTAATAAAGAAGGGACCCTATATACTAGCAACATGGACAAACTGCATTTGGAGCAGTCCTCTCAAAAGCTGAAAACAGTCTACCGAACTCAAAGGAAGGAAATCGGTTGTTTCCGGATGGGAAAAGATCTTGAAGATCGTTCAGAGGATTTGTATCTGGAGAAAGTGTCAAGGCAGCATGAGTACACATCTTCAAACCATATTACTTCTGCCTACAAACCCTTTGACGCACCAGCATCATCGAGTAAGAATGAAACTTCACCATTTGGGAACTATAGTTTAAATAACAATGTTTATCCGAGCAGAAACTTGACATATGATCCAAGATCTGCAAGTGTATGCTCCCTCCAGAATAACTTGTTACACAGGTTACCTGCAGTGGATGTCAATTCATCCTCCATATTTTCTAGCCAATTGGCAAACCTGAAAAATTCTCTTGAAAAGGTAACCACACATGGAAATGAGCAACTCAGCAGTACTATACAGGGATTGAATTGGCTTAAAGAAAAGCTTGTACCTGGTGGGATCTCCGATGAGGTGAAAGAAAGCTTAAGCCAGGGTCTCGGATTAAGGCCCCCAAAAGATTTTCTTATGTCTAGCTCTTATGTTGAGCCGAAGTGGCATGGGACTAAAGACAACTTGAATTATGAAAGTATTCACAGCTCTTCTTACAACTCAAAGTTGACCAATGACCAGTTGTTCAGATCACATCCAAATTTATCAGAGGTTGAAGTTGCAAATAACTATGAAGAGATTGGGAGACCTGATTGCAGGTCGTCATATGCGCTTACAGTCAGCAAAATGAATTGGTCTGCTCAAAGTGAGATGTTAAAGAATGGAGTCTGCAGTAAATTTCAGTTCGACTTGAATTCTTCCCTGAATGAAGATGGATCAGCACAGGTGGAGCTGGAAGGAAAAAGTGCAACAAATGTTAATTTGAAGCCATCTGTATGTCCAGAGAACAAGGAGTCTTCACTGCCTAGAGGTAATTTGGAGGAAATGCGGCCGACAGATCTTACCATTTTTGCCGCAGAAACTCTACTTCTAATTTCATCAAACTCTGCGGAAAGCTTAAAGTGGTTTGCGGGAATTGTTTCTTCTGCAACAAATATTcaggaaaaagaaaatgaaacggtTCAAGGAAGGCTAGCTGAACTTAACCACAGTGAGCTCATAGCTGATGGGATCAATAACTCTGCAGCGTTAACACCGCAAATGGAAGAGATAAAGTTTGAAAAATATTGCTCTAACAGTACTGGAAACCAGAAACGAAAAGTTGCGGCCACATCATCAATTCTGCCAAAGAGGAAACGAACAAAGAGAATAGATGTGCAGAAAGAGGTGCAAGAAGATATTCTACCTCGCATTACCTCCCCATCAAGGCAAGAGGTGTTGCTGGAAAATCATACAATTAGTGAGCTGAGGAAGATTGAAGGTAAAAAGAAGGCCAGAAAGAAGAAAATAAGCAAAACCGAGCAGCAAAAGGGAAAGAAGCACAACAGTAGTAAGTCCAACATGTTGCAGCATCCGATGTGCTCGTACTCAAAGCAGCAAACTTATGATGCTAAACCTGATTCTCCTGAAAGGTGCCTACCATCTTGGGGAAGGAGAAACAGACGGCAAGCTGGTCAAAGACGTCCTGCTCCCATTCGTGGCTCTTAA
- the LOC141723601 gene encoding zinc finger BED domain-containing protein RICESLEEPER 2-like → MDEEGIRKMILMDKGAMLDETKVVLSLPAQVSSSLNSNSWVDPNIATSQSSRTVSCSASQFHSSGPCPLPEPRHIPRPAPVINQVSNLTSRASPQQFSYPSSLSLRPVIRRPSPIYGTSHPGIKNNPTLGNLQPSAPQLSYVPVVFGSSSKSPSQEVAPSNPSAYSTPNGASHDGKQRSIVLEKPPTQVAVPSDPSSYSTPSGPSHGSKRTSIVWTAFERKLIDGRLYAICNTCTSKLTAGSGYGTRHLLSHMQRCKRLKTFDTRQQPRVISEGIEKQKVEPHNCTFDQEVSRRDIVNAIILHGYPLNILNHHGLQKFIRGLQPMFKMVTRNTIERDILNIYDSKKDKIICLLEKLDCRVAITTKIWIAKPTEKSYMAITAHYIDEAWISRNRLLRFIYIPHPDDAEVLTEYLMDALLELGLDRKLSTIMIDDAKNDPTSHKFLDKLDASSLLLDGDVLLICCFGSILNIIAKDVLEVISEAIHNVRNGVMYWTASVQRMYKLEEACHQLCVPYTKKLCLDNSTCWKSTLLMLQTALLYKDVFFYLEQEKTCHTSLPSDHDWMLVKEICGNLQPFYNITESLCGTTNSTLNCYFPKICEIKIAVSKWFDSSFEIVQVIASQTMEKYEKYWSLCHRIIGIACVFDPRYKLKLIEYFFKTIYGDEAMVHVNKVRDDCHALQLTYQSKERPNQNLGASSASSLASMDCCEEDALIDFDLFVASQVSARSELDLYLEECVLPRTANFDILNWWKANGLKFPTLQKIALDILAIPASIPASKSTSGNNMMLSSHRSQLNHTITEALMCTQNWLQDEVNATCSSGTQLVASTLDDEDEDKAEEEDEPLDVDQNYGDFDDDSANCNQRN, encoded by the exons ATGGATGAAGAAGGGATTAGAAAGATGATTTTGATGGACAAGGGAGCGATGTTAGATGAGACGAAAGTGGTACTTTCATTGCCTGCACAG GTATCTTCTTCTCTGAATTCAAATTCATGGGTGGATCCAAATATTGCCACTAGTCAAAGTTCCAGAACGGTTTCATGTTCAGCTTCTCAATTTCACTCTTCCGGTCCTTGTCCATTGCCAGAACCTCGTCATATTCCGAGGCCAGCACCAGTTATAAATCAAGTGTCAAATCTGACCTCAAGAGCAAGTCCACAGCAGTTTTCATATCCATCAAGTCTAAGTCTGAGGCCAGTCATACGGAGGCCTAGTCCGATTTATGGGACAAGTCATCCAGGCATCAAAAACAATCCAACACTTGGCAACCTCCAACCAAGTGCACCTCAATTATCTTATG TGCCTGTGGTATTTGGATCGAGTAGCAAAAGTCCTAGTCAAGAAGTGGCACCTTCCaatccatctgcttattcaacTCCAAATGGAGCATCACATGATGGTAAACAGAGATCAATTGTCTTGGAAAAACCCCCGACTCAAGTGGCAGTGCCTTCAGATCCCTCATCTTATTCAACTCCAAGTGGACCATCACATGGTAGTAAAAGGACATCAATTGTCTGGACTGCATTCGAAAGAAAATTAATAGATGGTCGACTTTACGCTATATGCAATACTTGCACTTCAAAACTCACAGCAGGTAGTGGATACGGGACGAGGCACTTGCTTAGCCACATGCAACGTTGCAAAAGACTGAAAACTTTTGATACTAGACAACAACCAAGGGTAATCAGTGAAGGAATTGAGAAACAGAAAGTTGAGCCTCATAATTGTACTTTTGATCAAGAAGTCTCCAGAAGGGACATCGTCAATGCTATTATTTTACATGGATATCCTCTCAACATTCTGAATCATCACGGATTACAAAAATTTATCAGAGGTCTTCAACCAATGTTTAAGATGGTTACTAGAAATACAATTGAGAGGGACATTCTCAATATATATGATTCTAAGAAAGACAAAATAATTTGTTTGTTGGAGAAGTTGGATTGCCGAGTTGCGATCACCACCAAAATATGGATAGCTAAACCAACCGAAAAAAGTTACATGGCTATAACTGCTCATTATATAGATGAAGCATGGATATCACGGAATCGACTTCTGAG GTTTATATATATTCCCCATCCAGATGATGCAGAGGTCCTTACTGAATATCTTATGGATGCATTGCTGGAATTAGGTCTTGATAGGAAGTTATCTACAATAATGATTGATGATGCTAAAAATGATCCAACGTCTCATAAGTTTCTTGACAAGCTTGATGCTAGTTCACTCCTGTTAGATGGGGATGTGCTTCTAATTTGTTGTTTTGGGAGCATTTTAAATATAATTGCGAAAGATGTTTTGGAAGTTATAAGTGAAGCTATACATAATGTGCGGAATGGAGTTATGTACTGGACTGCTTCAGTACAAAGAATGTATAAATTGGAGGAAGCATGCCATCAATTGTGTGTCCCATACACTAAGAAGCTCTGTCTTGATAATAGTACTTGTTGGAAGTCAACCTTACTGATGCTTCAAACAGCTCTACTTTATAAAGATGTTTTCTTTTATTTAGAGCAAGAAAAAACATGCCATACAAGTTTGCCGAGCGACCATGATTGGATGTTGGTGAAAGAAATTTGTGGGAATTTGCAACCATTTTATAATATAACAGAATCCTTATGTGGGACTACTAATTCTACTTTAAATTGCTACTTTCCAAAAATTTGTGAGATCAAAATTGCTGTATCAAAATGGTTCGACAGTTCATTTGAGATTGTTCAGGTAATAGCATCACAAACTATGGAGAAGTATGAGAAGTATTGGAGTTTGTGTCATCGTATCATAGGGATAGCATGTGTCTTCGAtcctagatataagttgaaaCTTATCGAGTACTTCTTTAAAACTATTTATGGTGATGAAGCTATGGTGCATGTAAACAAAGTCCGTGATGATTGCCATGCGTTGCAACTTACTTACCAATCAAAGGAAAGGCCAAATCAGAATCTCGGAGCATCTTCTGCTAGTTCTTTGGCGTCAATGGACTGTTGTGAGGAGGATGCACTCATTGACTTTGATTTATTTGTGGCAAGTCAGGTATCTGCCAGATCAGAATTGGATTTATACTTGGAAGAATGTGTATTGCCAAGAACTGCAAACTTCGATATCTTGAATTGGTGGAAAGCAAATGGATTGAAATTTCCGACGTTGCAAAAGATTGCTTTAGACATATTGGCTATTCCTGCATCCATTCCTGCATCAAAATCTACTTCTGGTAACAATATGATGCTTAGTTCACATCGTAGTCAGTTAAATCACACTATTACAGAGGCGTTGATGTGTACACAAAATTGGTTGCAGGATGAAGTAAATG CTACTTGTTCGAGCGGAACTCAGCTTGTGGCAAGTACtttagatgatgaagatgaagacaAAGCCGAAGAAGAAGATGAACCTCTAGATGTAGACCAGAACTATGGCGACTTTGATGATGATAGTGCAAACTGCAACCAAAGGAATTAA